The following coding sequences lie in one Notolabrus celidotus isolate fNotCel1 chromosome 20, fNotCel1.pri, whole genome shotgun sequence genomic window:
- the LOC117832916 gene encoding extensin-like → MALGLFLRVSCICLILFHGSSALPAGRGSRYPHMSDSRNIGDDEDDEVLISNFDQNSWEIPNNGPSGPVYTSYNKPPGAQNPDQAPSQPYTPSAPYEDRVVYGESTDWGLEDPDKQLLYPLYYQPRVQSMPQPETPNYQEPMPDPLQLLTPTDQEYLPDTLQPKALVYQESLPDHLQLQAPAYQEPVPDPLQLQATAYQESMPDPLQLQTTAYQESVPDPLQLQATAYQESVPDPLQLQATAYQESVPDPLQLQSPAYQEPVPDPLQLQATAYQEPVPDPLQPKALANQESIKEYLQLQAPAYQEPVPDPLQLQAVAYQEPLPDPLQPQAPAYQEPVPDPLLPQALDYQESLPGSLQPQALTYQEPSDHFKLHVLTYQEPVPDALQPEARAYQEPAPESPSFDTLQAELVSSLYDVADHGSVSPESGSNHNPHLVYEDIFEYPESIELSSYEGSNRDATQGDFYSTQEEPTHEEDQPIYPVGPRSFSSSLNLNKPRNDKISWRQQKPAVNIEKVQAPQKVSEPLPAILTPDPQSSYIAQSGNGYLRGLHLRSHSNYSPIFPMPAVVHVMMNAKVPEPSKAAAPKGVKNPQRAKL, encoded by the exons ATGGCTCTTGGACTTTTTCTGCG GGTTTCCTGCATCTGTTTAATTCTGTTCCATGGCAGTAGTGCTTTACCAGCTGGAAGAG GGTCCAGATATCCTCATATGTCAGACTCCCGTAACAttggtgatgatgaagatgacgaAGTGTTGATCTCAAACTTTGATCAGAACAGCTGGGAGATTCCAAACAATGGCCCTTCTGGGCCTGTATACACAAGCTACAACAAACCTCCAGGAGCACAGAATCCAGACCAGGCTCCATCTCAGCCCTACACACCTAGTGCTCCTTATGAGGATAGAGTTGTATATGGTGAGTCAACAGACTGGGGACTGGAAGACCCTGATAAGCAACTTTTATATCCTTTATACTACCAGCCGAGGGTTCAATCGATGCCTCAGCCTGAGACCCCAAACTACCAGGAGCCAATGCCAGACCCTCTTCAGCTGCTGACCCCCACCGATCAGGAGTACTTGCCAGACACTTTACAACCTAAAGCCCTGGTCTACCAAGAGTCTCTGCCAGACCATCTCCAGCTACAAGCCCCAGCCTACCAGGAGCCTGTGCCAGACCCTCTCCAGCTGCAAGCCACTGCCTACCAGGAGTCAATGCCAGATCCTCTACAGCTGCAAACCACTGCCTACCAGGAGTCTGTGCCAGACCCTCTCCAGCTGCAAGCCACTGCCTACCAGGAGTCTGTGCCAGATCCTCTACAGCTGCAAGCCACTGCCTACCAGGAGTCTGTGCCAGACCCTCTACAGTTGCAATCCCCGGCCTACCAGGAGCCTGTGCCAGATCCTCTACAGCTGCAAGCCACTGCCTACCAGGAGCCTGTGCCAGACCCTTTACAGCCTAAAGCCCTGGCCAACCAAGAGTCTATAAAAGAATATCTCCAACTGCAAGCCCCAGCCTACCAGGAGCCTGTACCAGACCCTTTACAGCTGCAAGCCGTAGCCTATCAGGAGCCTCTGCCAGACCCTCTCCAGCCTCAAGCCCCAGCCTACCAGGAACCAGTGCCAGACCCTCTACTGCCTCAAGCCTTGGATTACCAAGAATCTTTGCCTGGTTCTCTCCAACCTCAAGCACTCACCTACCAGGAACCATCTGACCATTTCAAGCTTCATGTCCTAACCTACCAGGAACCTGTGCCAGATGCTCTTCAGCCTGAAGCCAGGGCCTACCAGGAGCCAGCACCAGAGTCCCCTAGCTTTGATactctgcaggctgagctggTTAGCAGTCTTTATGATGTGGCTGACCATGGTTCTGTTTCACCAGAGAGTGGCTCAAATCACAATCCTCATCTTGTGTATGAAGACATTTTTGAGTATCCTGAAAGTATTGAGCTCTCAAGTTATGAAGGAAGTAATAGAGATGCCACACAAGGAGACTTTTACTCTACACAAGAGGAGCCCACACATGAGGAAGACCAGCCCATCTACCCAGTTGGACCTAGAAGCTTCTCTTCTAGCTTGAACTTGAACAAGCCACGTAACGACAAGATCTCTTGGCGTCAACAAAAACCTGCAGTCAACATTGAAAAGGTTCAGGCTCCCCAGAAAGTGAGTGAACCCCTCCCTGCGATCCTCACTCCAGACCCTCAGTCAAGTTATATTGCTCAATCTGGAAACGGCTACCTGCGAGGCCTGCATCTCCGCTCCCACTCCAATTATTCACCAATATTTCCTATGCCTGCAGTAGTGCATGTAATGATGAATGCCAAAGTTCCTGAACCAAGTAAAGCAGCTGCCCCAAAAGGTGTAAAGAACCCTCAAAG AGCTAAGTTGTAA